ttggtcaattacagtaactcaCCTGTGTAAAGGTTTAGTTGTTCTATCAACCATTGGTCAATTATAGTAACTCACCTGTGTAAAGGTTTAGTTGTTCTATCAACCATtggtcaattacagtaactcacctgtgtaaaggtttagttgttctatcaaccattggtcaattacagtaactcaCCTGTGTAAAGGTTTAGTTGTTCTATCAACCATTGGTCAATTATAGTAACTCACCCGTGTAAAGGTTTAGTTGTTCTATCAACCATTGGTCAATTATAGTAACTCACCTGTGTAAAGGTTTAGTTGTTCTATCAACCATtggtcaattacagtaactcacctgtgtaaaggtttagttgttctatcaaccattggtcaattacagtaactcacctgtgtaaaggtttagttgttctatcaaccattggtcaattacagtaactcaCCTGTGTAAAGGTTTAGTTGTTCTATTAACCACtggtcaattacagtaactcacctgtgtaaaggtttagttgttctatcaaccattggtcaattacagtaactcacctgtgtaaaggtttagttgttctatcaaccattggtcaattacagtaactcacctgtgtaaaggtttagttgttctatcaaccattggtcaattacagtaactcacctgtgtaaaggtttagttgttctatcaaccattggtcaattacagtaactcacctgtgtaaaggtttagttgttctatcaaccattggtcaattacagtaactcacctgtgtaaaggtttagttgttctatcaaccattggtcaattacagtaactcaCCTGTGTAAAGGTTTAGTTGTTCTATTAACCACtggtcaattacagtaactcacctgtgtaaaggtttagttgttctatcaaccactggtcaattacagtaactcacctgtgtaaaggtttagttgttctatcaaccattggtcaattacagtaactcacctgtgtaaaggtttagttgttctatcaaccattggtcaattacagtaactcacctgtgtaaaggtttagttgttctatcaaccactggtcaattacagtaactcacctgtgtaaaggtttagttgttctatcaaccattggtcaattacagtaactcacctgtgtaaaggtttagttgttctatcaaccattggtcaattacagtaactcacctgtgtaaaggtttagttgttctatcaaccattggtcaattacagtaactcacctgtgtaaaggtttagttgttctatcaaccactggtcaattacagtaactcacctgtgtaaaggtttagttgttctatcaaccattggtcaattacagtaactcacctgtgtaaaggtttagttgttctatcaaccactggtcaattacagtaactcacctgtgtaaaggtttagttgttctatcaaccactggtcaattacagtaactcacctgtgtaaaggtttagttgttctatcaaccattggtcaattacagtaactcacctgtgtaaaggtttagttgttctatcaaccactggtcaattacagtaactcacctgtgtaaaggtttagttgttctatcaaccattggtcaattacagtaactcacctgtgtaaaggtttagttgttctatcaaccattggtcaattacagtaactcacctgtgtaaaggtttagttgttctatcaaccactggtcaattacagtaactcacctgtgtaaaggtttagttgttctatcaaccattggtcaattacagtaactcacctgtgtaaaggtttagttgttctatcaaccattggtcaattacagtaactcacctgtgtaaaggtttagttgttctatcaaccattggtcaattacagtaactcaCCTATGTAAAGGTTTAGTTGTTCTATTAACCACtggtcaattacagtaactcacctgtgtaaaggtttagttgttctatcaaccattggtcaattacagtaactcacctgtgtaaaggtttagttgttctatcaaccattggtcaattacagtaactcacccgtgtaaaggtttagttgttctatcaaccattggtcaattacagtaactcacctgtgtaaaggtttagttgttctatcaaccattggtcaattacagtaactcacctgtgtaaaggtttagttgttctatcaaccattggtcaattacagtaactcaCCTGTGTAAAGGTTTAGTTGTTCTACCAACCATtggtcaattacagtaactcaCCTGTGTAAAGGTTTAGTTGTTCTATCAACCATTGGTCAATTATAGTAACTCACCCGTGTAAAGGTTTAGTTGTTCTATCAACCACtggtcaattacagtaactcaCCTGTGTAAAGGTTTAGTTGTTCTATTAACCACtggtcaattacagtaactcacctgtgtaaaggtttagttgttctatcaaccattggtcaattacagtaactcaCCTGTGTAAAGGTTTAGTTGTTCTATCAACCATTGGTCAATTATAGTAACTCACCCGTGTAAAGGTTTAGTTGTTCTATCAACCATTGGTCAATTATAGTAACTCACCTGTGTAAAGGTTTAGTTGTTCTATTAACCACtggtcaattacagtaactcacctgtgtaaaggtttagttgttctatcaaccattggtcaattacagtaactcacctgtgtaaaggtttagttgttctatcaaccattggtcaattacagtaactcacctgtgtaaaggtttagttgttctatcaaccactggtcaattacagtaactcacctgtgtaaaggtttagttgttctatcaaccattggtcaattacagtaactcacctgtgtaaaggtttagttgttctatcaaccattggtcaattacagtaactcacctgtgtaaaggtttagttgttctatcaaccactggtcaattacagtaactcaCCTGTGTAAAGGTTTAGTTGTTCTACCAACCATtggtcaattacagtaactcacctgtgtaaaggtttagttgttctatcaaccattggtcaattacagtaactcaCCTGTGTAAAGGTTTAGTTGTTCTATCAACCATTGGTCTTGGTACATCTGTGTCATGTACCATTTGTGCAATATTAGGAGAGGAGTGAGATCTTTTAAGATTTGAAGTTCTTGGTTCACTCTGTAATGGAActttatgtgtatttttttctggtgGTTTCTGTATCGGTACTTTGTCTGGTGGTTTCTGTATCGGTACTTTGTCTGGTCGTTTTAGATGGTCTGGTAGTGTCCAGTGTGTAGTTTTAGTGTTGTGATCCACATAGAAGTAACACCCCCTGTCTGAATTATACTGCCTTTCCCAACCAACAGGTAGACTGCGTTTTTCTACTTCTTTTTGTCTTGCTAGTTTTTCAGCTTTTACCCTCTCTTCCTCCAACTTTAAAGCTTTGATTTTCTTGCCTTCCTCTTCACTTTTAATTCTTTCTTGCTCTACTATTAATCTCTTTTTTTCTTCCTCTTGTCTCCATCTCTGTTCTTCCTCTTGTCTCCATCTctgttcttcttcttcttctttcagTTTCTTCTGGTATTCTGCTTCTCTGTCTTTCCTTACTTTTTCTGCTTCTCTGTCTTTCCTTACTTTTTCTGCTAAATCTTGTCgttctcttctctctctctctttctcattTTCTACTCTACTTTTCTCTGCCAATTCATccttttcttctttctttttacTTTCTTCTTTAGCTTTCCTCTCTGCCTCCATCTCTTCATCTTTCCTCATTCTGTCTTCTTTTTCTCGTTTCATTTTTTCTGCCTTCATCATCTTTTCAAGTTCTCTCTGTCGTCTTTCACTTTCCATTTTCTCTTGTTCAAGTTTTCTGAGTTCCTCTAATGCTTTGGCTTTGGCTATGTCATCTTGTCTTTGTTCAAGTCTACCTTTCTCAGTTTGCACCGTCTCATTCAAATCACTGACTTGTTTTTCTAGAGTAGGAGAGATAGTTGTTATGTCAGCTGTTGAACTTTTAGCTTCCTCACTATTTGGTGATATTGCTTTAGGTTTTTTACTCCTGTCAACAGACGGCATTTTACTGCTCACTTTACTTGGGGATTCACTCCTTTGATCAGGTTCTGTCGATGTTTTTGCTGGTTGGCTTGGCGGTAGTTGGCTTGGTGATGGTTGGCTTTGAGGTGGTTGGCTTGGTGATGGTGGTTTTGTTATCTCCTGTTGTAAACTGTTCATACCAAGATTGTCTCTACTTGACACTGTGGATAGTTTAGGCTTCCTTGATCTGTCAACCATTGGTATAACATTATCCTTACTGACCACTTtttctgtgatgtcatcatttatgACCACATtttctgtgatgtcatcagtagcTGCTGTCTTACCATTGACAAGTATCTTACCCCTGTCTTTGACTACAGTAGGAGATGTTGGTTTGGGTTGTTCTTCCTCCAGTGTAGGGTAATCAAAGTCCACTGGAAAAAATGAAACTTACTATTTATATTCTGCCAATGTTATGGTCATATAAAGCACATAAGAATTCATCTTTTGGTGAAATTTataaactttccggtccgtatttGGAAACTAGGAGtgaaaaatagcgccaatgacattgtacagtacagtttttTAAGACTATTTATCCACctgctgatccatactaggtttaggtgttcatttgttgaataattatccagttgcctattcATCCCtggtgttatctttgcaatatatgcgatcatttggctgttgctatgagagtgatcttgttgctaagtatatttgcatacattttttgaatttttattaatttgtctattaatccctattcttatctttgcaatatatgtgatcatttggctgctgttatgggcatggtcttgtttctGGGCACAGTTAcaaacatttttggaatgtttattccgTTTTCTGTTAATCCGTGttgtttatctttgcaatatatgaatcatttggctgttgctatgagtgtggtctTCTTTTGCACACACATTATgaatgttcacttgtctaagaattcatgttgttatctttgtgatatacacaattgtttgggtgttgctatgggtgtggtcatggctgctaaggatatttgcatgcattttgGCATGTTTACTCACTTCCCTAACAGatcatgttgttattttagcaacTATACTGGcatttagttgttgctatgggtgtgggtcatggttgctagggcaattgtgtcaaaatgttttgatcaaaatctgcagaatattacttctagaaacatctcaccaaatgtcaatttcattgatcaagtaatttttgagatatatgtttttgaccaaagttctcatttttacacataatttgcatatcaagaaTGAGATcattcttcatctatacatccttAGATGCATGCACATTAAATTTCAGCTGAATCacctcagtggttttggaatttaagatttttgaccaaaaagacacagttttagtcctaatttgcatattactgaagTTCACAGCAAATTTCAAACCAATATGCCCAGTAGttttcaaaaatgacatttttttttacccaaatcacatatGGATTACCTGTGATGcaattattttactttgaacaATTGCCCAACTATAGCCACCACAAGTAATgcccccaccaaataccaaggcaatcagtctggcagtttttgactttacagtaatccacacatacacacatatactcacagacagacagacagacagacagacaccgcaccatgcctatcacacacagacagacagacatcgcaCCATGCctatcacacacagacagacagacaccgcaccatgcctatcacacacagacagacagatagacatatactcacagacagacagacagacaccgcaccatgcctatcacacaactgaactgatattgATAAGCTAAAAAGACCGACGACCAAGTATGTTCATCATATCGCCGTAAAATaagcttttacttttaatgggaatttgtataaataatgatttttttgaGAATGTCAATATGTTCAAAATTTCACATATCTTcctataattaattttccaattaagttgTACACTTATAGTGGTATAACAgctatagtttagaattttgCTTTCAAACAAGGTGTGTAGGAATGAAAAACCGGTTTTGCCCTTCCGAGAGTttaaatctatggttttgcccttacaggaggcattcagtttaaatctatggttttgcccttacaggaggcattcagtttaaatctatggttttgcccttacaggaggcattcagtttaaatctatggttttgcccttacaggaggcattcagtttaaatctatggttttgcccttacaggaggcattcagtataaatctatggttttgaggcattcagtttaaatctggtaaataAGTGGTATAATAGAATAACTCACATAGTTTGCTGAGAGCAGCAACTTCATGATATTTTGGTGGTTTAGGAATGCTAGGATTGGTAGTGAATTGTGGGTAATGTAATAACCAGGCATCATAGCCACCTTGTAAAATCAATGGTTCAGACTTGACAATCACTGTTGAGTCAAACTGCAATACAATGTAGTAATAATTAGCTACAATGTGGCAAGAACAGACATACTTGAGTTACAATATAGCAATAACAGACACAATGGtgttacaatgtagcaataaCAGACACAAAGGagttacaatgtagcaataaCAGACACAAAGGAGTTACAAAGTAACAATAACAGACACAATGGTGTTACAATGTAGCAACACAAAGGagttacaatgtagcaataaCAGACACAAAGGagttacaatgtagcaataaCAGACACAAAGGagttacaatgtagcaataaCAGACACAAAGGAGTTACAATGTAGCAGTAACAGACACAAAGGAGTTACAATGTAGCAAAAACAGACACAAGGGGGTTAGAATGTAGCAACAAGTCTTCATGGAAGGCGTATACCCCAaaaaagtatttcttgtagtgacaaaacatgtacaaatcattatcaatttGAGGTTGATTATTACATGGTGACAGGGtgctgtaaacctagatattttcaccactagaattatatttttactaatttCCTGATTGGTCCATTCTGCAAATGTAGCAGAAGAcgttttagtcactacttacgTTTGTGTTAAATAAAGACAGGTGAAGGTAGCTCTATACATTTACAGTGATGTAGGTAGCTCTATACATTTACAGTGATGTAGGTAGCTCTATACCTTTCCAGTGTGATGTAGGTAGCTCTATACATTTACAGTGATGTAGGTAGCTCTATACATTTACAGTGATGTAGGTAGCTCTATACATTTACAGTGATGTAGGTAGCTCTATACATTTCCAGTGTGATGTAGGTAGCTCTATACATTTACAGTGATGTAGGTAGCTCTATACATTTACAGTGATGTAGGTAGCTCTATACATTTACAGTGATGTAGGTAGCTCTATACATTTACAGTGATGTAGGTAGCTCTATACATTTCCAGTGTGATGTAGGTAGCTCTATATATTTACAGTGATGTAGGTAGCTCTATACATTTACAGTGATGTAGGTAGCTCTATACATTTACAGTGATGTAGCATTTCTCAGTACTTGAACTGTTAATGTATTGTATAAATACCTTATAGACTGCATCTTTGAGTGTTTTGAGTGTTGCACCAACCATTAAGTCATTGACTGTACTATCCCAATCCAAGAGTACAATGACATCGACACATCCTCTGTTATTCCATTGCTGTATGCAATCACTTCCAAGACCCTTCTCTATTCCTTGAACAGTAATTCTACAAGACAGCAGACACTGCATATGTCAAAATTCACTACTCCAGAATAAACTAAGGTGCTGGTATattaatacagttatagttCAGATTAGACACTTACCCAGGTTTTACAATACTAGGTGCTGGTATattaatacagttatagttCAGATTAGACACTTACCCAGGTTTTACAATACTAGGTGCTGGTATattaatacagttatagttCAGATTAGACACTTACCCAGGTTTTACAATACTAGGTGCTGGTATattaatacagttatagttCAGATTAGACACTTACCCTGGTTTTACAATACTAGGTGCTGGTATATTAATACAGGTATAATTCAGATTAGACACTTACCCAGGTTTTACAATACTAGGTGCTGGTATATTAATACAGTTATAATTCAGATTAGACACCCAGGTTTTACAATACTAGGTGATGGTATattaatacagttatagttCAGATTAGACACTTACCCTGGTTTTACAATACTAGGTGCTGGTATATTAATGCAGTTATAATTCAGATTAGACACTTACCCTGGTTTTACAATACTAGGTGCTGGTATattaatacagttatagttCAGATTAGACACTTACCCAGGTTTTACAATACTAGGTGATGGTATattaatacagttatagttCAGATTAGACACTTACCCTGGTTTTACAATACTAGGTGCTGGTATATTAATACAGTTATAATTCAGATTAGACACTTACCCAGGTTTTACAATACTAGGTGCTGGTATATTAATACAGTTATAATTCAGATTAGACACTTATCCTGGTTTTACAATACTAGGTGCTGGTATATTAATACAGTTATAATTCAGATTAGACACTTACCCTGGTTTTACAATACTAGGTGCTGGTATattaatacagttatagttCAGATTACACACTTACCCTGGTTTTACAATACTAGGTGCTGGTATATTAATACAGTTATAATTCAGATTAGACACTTACCCTAGTTTTACAATACTAGGTGCTGGTATattaatacagttatagtttAGATAAGACACTTATCCTGGTTTTACAATACTAGGTGCTGGTATATTAATACAGTTATAATTCAGATTAGACACTTATCCTGGTTTTACAATACTAGGTGCTGGTATattaatacagttatagtttAGATAAGACACTTACCCAGGTTTTACAATACTAGGTGATGGTATattaatacagttatagttCAGATTAGACACTTACCCTGGTTTTACAATACTAGGTGCTGGTATATTAATACAGTTATAATTCAGATTAGACACTTACCCAGGTTTTACAATACTAGGTGCTGGTATATTAATACAGTTATAATTCAGATTAGACACTTACACAGGTTTTACAATACTAGGTGCTGGTATATTAATACAGTTATAATTCAGATTAGACACTTATCCTGGTTTTACAATACTAGGTGATGGTATattaatacagttatagttCAGATTAGACACTTACCCAGGTTTTACAATACTAGGTGCTGGTATATTAATACAGTTATAATTCAGATTAGACACTTACCCAGGTTTTACAATAGGTGCTGGTATATTAATACAGTTGACTTGTTTATACTTAAGATGAGAGGCTTGATACTGTTCTACAGGTCTGATGTCCATTATCAACACGGTAGTGTCTTCACCTTCTATCATTCTGTACAGCATTTGTGCTGTCAATTCTCCAGTGGTGCTGgctataaaatatgtatttaaaagtcatttaagtaataacccccgccgaaggcgggtatacatgagattttggtacaattcgcgacatatagcacgagccgaatggtgagtgctatatggagcaaattgtaccaaattcgagtgtatacccgccttcggcgggggttattgctattatattatatcaaaatatgtgtctatttcttctaaatgtgattctgtggttatttatatgcctgaaaaggcgaattcgcaagggcagaaaaagatcgtcggtaatagatcgtcaggaacgagcatattttgatgagtgaaTATGTTCATgtcgcccacacacacactgcatgaacacaaacatgGACTCGAGCCATTCTACACGGTCCCCTGGCtacacagttattatccaatcagaatggcacatagtagcatgatataatataatacaatattgacaATTATGAAGATTACTAAATATTGGATTTTGAACACACATTGAACAATGTAACtcttctctcattggacaatcacaCTGTTCcttcattggacaatcatactgttctctcattggacaatcatactgttctctcattggacaatcatactgttctctcattggacaatcacactgttctctcattggacaatcatactgttctctcattggacaatcatactgttctctcattggacaatcatactgttcgctcattggacaatcatactgttctctcattggacaatcatactgttctctcattggacaatcatactgttctctcattggacaatcatacttctctcattggacaatcatactgttctctcattggacaatcatactgttctctcattggacaatcatactgttctctcattggacaatcatactgttctctctcattggacaatcatactgttctctcattggacaatcatacttctctcattggacaatcatactgttctctcattggacaatcatactgttctctcattggacaatcatactgttctctctcattggacaatcatactgttctctcattggacaatcatactgttctctcattggacaatcatactgttctctcattggacaatcatactgttctctcattggacaatcatactgttctctcattggacaatcatacttctctcattggacaatcatactcttctctcattggacaatcatacttctctcattggacaatcatactgttctctcattggacaatcatactgttctctcattggacaatcatactgttctctcattggacaatcatactgttctctctcattggacaatcatactgttctctcattggacaatcatacttctctcattggacaatcatactgttctctcattggacaatcatactgttctctcattggacaatcatactgttctctctcattggacaatcatactgttctctcattgga
This portion of the Glandiceps talaboti chromosome 19, keGlaTala1.1, whole genome shotgun sequence genome encodes:
- the LOC144450354 gene encoding ubiquitin carboxyl-terminal hydrolase 8-like, yielding MYPNAMIAIGSYCQSASKVFKAAEDELKNGDDEKSYLYYMKYLNIVTQVNKTKEYKADKKFFDSLLGKSHLVKAITKAEELSSTLGQRYADLEPPNIETKQQEAKEDEEIKQDEDVTSTEENNTECIASTTGELTAQMLYRMIEGEDTTVLIMDIRPVEQYQASHLKYKQVNCINIPAPIVKPGITVQGIEKGLGSDCIQQWNNRGCVDVIVLLDWDSTVNDLMVGATLKTLKDAVYKFDSTVIVKSEPLILQGGYDAWLLHYPQFTTNPSIPKPPKYHEVAALSKLLDFDYPTLEEEQPKPTSPTVVKDRGKILVNGKTAATDDITENVVINDDITEKVVSKDNVIPMVDRSRKPKLSTVSSRDNLGMNSLQQEITKPPSPSQPPQSQPSPSQLPPSQPAKTSTEPDQRSESPSKVSSKMPSVDRSKKPKAISPNSEEAKSSTADITTISPTLEKQVSDLNETVQTEKGRLEQRQDDIAKAKALEELRKLEQEKMESERRQRELEKMMKAEKMKREKEDRMRKDEEMEAERKAKEESKKKEEKDELAEKSRVENEKERERRERQDLAEKVRKDREAEKVRKDREAEYQKKLKEEEEEQRWRQEEEQRWRQEEEKKRLIVEQERIKSEEEGKKIKALKLEEERVKAEKLARQKEVEKRSLPVGWERQYNSDRGCYFYVDHNTKTTHWTLPDHLKRPDKVPIQKPPDKVPIQKPPEKNTHKVPLQSEPRTSNLKRSHSSPNIAQMVHDTDVPRPMVDRTTKPLDRTTKPLHRLPSPQRGLKPSDVSAAKVRNLNPVYGSQGRALTGLRNLGNTCFMNSIIQCLASTTPLATYFISSNYKAHINRENKLGRGGEVAEEFAVLINALWCGHYKSIAPRDFKYTVSKFVPQFAGYEQQDSQEFLLFLLDGLHEDLNRVKQRKYIEEKDNSHLEDSQAANISWDNHKRLNQSIMVELFQGQFKSTIQCLKCNKTSVTYDVFMYLSLPLPSNSRCTLNDCLRNFTKQEKVTGSDKWYCPRCKVHREANKRIEIWKLPHILLIHLKRFSYEGVWRHKLQTYVDFPLSGLDMSGHVIGPKIRPTYYLYAVSNHYGTMDGGHYTAYCQHSANQRWYKFDDTEVYEMSASSVKSSAAYILLYTSIELTPPMPQGF